atacaaatctcaaatttccaagcaattgggagctccaagaggaattctaacctaaacctaactaggtattccgaatcccaatcctaatctactatgtttctataatttctctttcaaaatgattagtaaagttggcacttttactcttaaaataGAGTATCATTGCACTTTTACTCCAAGAGGAattctaacctaaacctaactaggtaagtCAGAACATTGCAAAGTAAAACAGAGTATCATGTAGTGGTGAAATATTGCTTATGGTAGCTAACAGAAGTAGATAGCAGCTGATATACATGAAGTTATATGCACCACCTTTGCGTTGAATATTCTCTTTCTTTCATGTTCTTGTTTTGGGCTGGTGTTCTTCTCACTGGTTTAAgcactcttctcctttttggaCTTCAGAAATACGGGGTAATTATTATTCACCACATTTATAATTAATAGTCACATGTACTGTATGTAAGTAGTTCAGAATTGTCATTAATAGTTCTAGTTGAAGTCTCTTTGGCTCTGTTGACTCATGGTAATTCCCCTACTATAAGATCAATATACCCGAAACGAACAATAACATACGTAAATATTAATCAAGTGAGTAAATAATTTACTATATTAATTATCATATACAGGCATTTCAAGAGAGTAGTAGGTATAGGGAGAAAAAGGCTCTTTTTGGCAGCAtttcttagagagcagataTGTCACTGCCTCAAGCTGTCTACCACGTCGATTGCAGATTTGCAGCTCAGATTTTGCTATAAGAGATCTATGCAGTTCTGATGAAGAGTAGACCACTTTTAAATTCTTCTTAATCATATCACTCCTATTTCTATTCATGCCAAAACTGGTTAGAGGATTTGTGACCAAATATCTAACTATCTGTTTCAATATGAAAGATTCTATAGGTAATTTGTGGACTGATCTTGTGGTAATAGATGGGAGCAAATTAATTACACTAATGTCTTTTTTCCTCGGTTAGAAAAAAAGACATAAATATTCTAGGTTCTTTTTGATTGTCAGGGAGGGAGTGTTGCATCCTTGTATGTATCTTTGTGAACCTGTAGCATTTTGGCTTGCCATATGATTTTATCGTTTCCTAATAATCTGTTTGCAATCTCTTCTTCATCTCTTTAATTCAAAAGCTATCATGTCTAGTGATGTTGGAAGAGATTATGCTATTCAATTTGTCACTTTTTTGCTTTGGTCCAATTTATTTATTCTTGCATTCTtgtaaccccccccccccccccccccccccccccctccagaAATGATAGAAGATGCTGTTGCAACTTTTGTGATCTTGTCAAGACTTGGTTAGCGATAAGAACTAGTTATTAATATGGCTATTAACCCACTCTAAGAATGTATATACGCCCGGCACCCTTCAAATGGGTAGTTTGTTTAGCACAGACTTTCGATCTTGTGATGCTGATATAAAACTGCTACTCAGTTAGGTCCTCTATTTACCTGTCACTTTATTGGTTACATTTATTAATTTCTTGCTCTGCTTCCTGCAATAGTTACAAATTACTGCTACCTTACTTCCCATTACTACATCTCTTACTTACGCCCTTGTAAACAATGAAATGTGTCCCTATCAAACATTTAATGGAGTTTGTATTTACGTCTCTGTGGAATCGCAGTTTGTGTTATCCTAAAGTGCCAGACTGCCAACATGTTTGTAGAGTTGTTGGCAATGTCGTTTTGGTTATTAGAATGTTAGGTTTAAAATACCGTTTAATGCTCTAACGgatcatttttatttattaccaCCAGGGCCTAGTGGTAGTGAGAAGAAGTGCACCATTCCACAGTTAGCTGGCACAGTCTGGGAAGCATGTTCTTCTCTCAAGAAGACTCCTGCTACAAATATAGTTGCAATAGGGCGTGCGATAACACAAGTTGCTGTTTCAATTAAAGACGTATTACGTGAAATGAAAGAACTTGAGCCGTGTTCATCTGATCCAAACAGTGAAGCAGAAAGCCAAGGCCAGGAAAGCAATATCTCTGATGTTGATGCTGATGATGAGTTTGGTAAAGACTTATCACCTGAAGAGATGAAAGTTGCTCAATTAGCAGTAGTGATTGTGTCAGAACTGGTTACCGTCATCAAGGAACTTATACGATCAATTACTGGTTTACTGAAGAAGGAAACCCGTAATCATGAGCATGATGGAGTTGAGTCCTTGGAAAAGCTTTTGAAGCTTTGTCGTGGAATTGGGATTCAGGTAGATGAGCTTGGAGCTTGTCTATATCCACCACAAGAACTGTCAGCAATAACTAAATCATGCAAAGAATTATCTGATTTGATAGATGAAGTGAGTAAAGAATTGGACTGTTTAAATGGATCTACAGATGCTTTCTCTGAGAGATGCAACACATTGAAGACTGCCTTGGgagttttgaaaatagaaatttcCGACTCTGTTGCTGCTGATGCTGTTCGGCAAAATTCTAGTGGCTTAAATGTAGTAGAGCAAATGCATAATCTTGCTGTAAACGATTGATAATCTTACGTTCTCCCTCTTAGCTCCTAATCTCCTACTGTCACCCTTATTGGTAGAGTTTATTGAACAG
This genomic stretch from Spinacia oleracea cultivar Varoflay chromosome 3, BTI_SOV_V1, whole genome shotgun sequence harbors:
- the LOC110779348 gene encoding uncharacterized protein, which encodes MGKGEMERLNQTLTVHLTNIHETLQLLDQTPASSLQKVSWDEVIKISEQLSKNATTAGMLCTGEKVKVTVLEENMEAYFNVLQGLLLLAYGTTVGAGPTLTSNIHASIKQVVDCSFLLWRECVTSYGPSGSEKKCTIPQLAGTVWEACSSLKKTPATNIVAIGRAITQVAVSIKDVLREMKELEPCSSDPNSEAESQGQESNISDVDADDEFGKDLSPEEMKVAQLAVVIVSELVTVIKELIRSITGLLKKETRNHEHDGVESLEKLLKLCRGIGIQVDELGACLYPPQELSAITKSCKELSDLIDEVSKELDCLNGSTDAFSERCNTLKTALGVLKIEISDSVAADAVRQNSSGLNVVEQMHNLAVND